The following proteins are co-located in the Trichormus variabilis 0441 genome:
- the ppk1 gene encoding polyphosphate kinase 1 translates to MPKSKKSSNSINLNDPQYYLNRELSWLEFNNRVLHEACDSRTKLLERLKFLAIFSSNLDEFFMVRVAALKQQVEAKVSKLTPDGRTPQQQLNDIRLNLIPQVTKQHQHFEQIIRPLLASHGIHILDYINLTQKQRSYLDNYFEDQIFPVLTPLAVDPSHPFPYISNLSLNLAVVVKNPETEEEFFARVKVPSVLPRFLPLPPELAFQENGQAANWVGVPLEQAIAHNLDSLFPGMNIQEYHPFRITRDADLTLEEDEADDLLLAIEQELRKRRMGGSPVRIEIQSQTPELIRTRLLQDLDLTEQDVYEVDGLLGLRDLMSFMALPLPELKDPPRQSVVPMRLQRLREPNLNPDVLELEEGKDFFSVIREKDLFVHHPYQSFSATVVRFITHAAHDPNVLAIKMTLYRTSGDSPIVNALIAAAENGKQVSVLVELKARFDEENNIYWARRLERVGVHVVYGLVGLKTHCKTVMVVRREKDRMRRYVHIGTGNYNPKTARLYTDLGLFSCREELGADITDLFNFLTGYSRQKSYRELLVAPVNMRDRFLELIRREITNVQNGFSGRIVAKMNSLVDPQIIATLYEASRAGVQIDLIIRGICCLRPGIKDISENIRIISIIGRFLEHSRIYYFHNNGQEEIFIGSADWMSRNLDRRVEVITPIKDPDIAKDLQEILGILLADNRQAWDLQADGSYIQRLPGENCPETNSQKTLMNMALRSTGIATNLIDSPKSPAYKDN, encoded by the coding sequence ATGCCTAAATCAAAAAAAAGCTCTAATTCTATTAATTTAAACGATCCTCAATACTATCTTAACCGGGAGTTAAGCTGGTTAGAATTTAATAACCGAGTTTTACATGAAGCTTGCGACTCACGCACAAAACTATTAGAAAGACTTAAGTTTTTGGCAATTTTTAGTTCCAACTTAGATGAGTTTTTCATGGTGCGGGTGGCAGCTCTAAAACAACAGGTAGAAGCAAAGGTCAGCAAACTAACTCCCGATGGACGCACACCCCAACAACAATTAAATGATATTCGCCTGAATCTCATACCCCAAGTTACAAAACAGCATCAACATTTTGAACAAATAATTCGCCCCTTGTTAGCTAGTCATGGTATCCATATTTTGGATTACATTAACTTGACTCAAAAACAACGCAGTTATCTAGATAACTATTTTGAAGATCAAATTTTCCCGGTTCTGACACCCTTAGCCGTTGACCCCAGTCATCCCTTTCCCTACATTTCTAATCTCAGCTTGAATTTGGCTGTTGTGGTCAAGAACCCAGAGACAGAAGAAGAATTTTTTGCCAGAGTCAAAGTTCCCAGCGTTCTCCCTCGGTTTTTGCCCCTACCGCCAGAGTTAGCATTTCAAGAGAACGGACAAGCAGCTAACTGGGTAGGTGTACCATTAGAGCAGGCGATCGCTCATAATCTAGATTCCCTCTTTCCAGGGATGAATATCCAAGAATATCATCCCTTCCGCATTACCCGCGACGCTGACCTAACTCTGGAAGAAGATGAAGCTGATGACTTGTTATTGGCAATAGAACAAGAACTGCGAAAACGGCGTATGGGTGGTTCTCCCGTCAGAATTGAAATTCAATCCCAAACGCCAGAACTCATCCGCACCAGGTTACTGCAAGACCTAGACCTAACAGAACAAGATGTCTACGAAGTCGATGGTCTGTTAGGACTGCGTGATTTGATGTCCTTTATGGCTTTGCCGTTGCCAGAACTCAAAGATCCACCACGCCAATCTGTAGTACCGATGCGTCTACAACGATTGCGAGAACCAAACTTAAATCCTGATGTTTTGGAGTTAGAGGAAGGTAAAGACTTTTTCTCGGTCATTCGAGAAAAAGATTTGTTCGTACACCATCCCTATCAATCTTTTTCTGCCACAGTCGTGCGCTTTATCACCCATGCAGCCCACGACCCAAATGTCTTAGCAATAAAGATGACATTGTATCGTACTTCCGGCGATTCACCCATCGTTAATGCTTTAATTGCGGCGGCAGAAAATGGTAAACAAGTATCAGTCCTAGTAGAACTTAAAGCACGATTTGATGAAGAAAATAATATTTATTGGGCAAGGCGATTAGAAAGAGTTGGTGTTCACGTTGTCTATGGCTTAGTAGGTCTGAAAACTCACTGCAAAACGGTGATGGTAGTGCGACGAGAAAAAGACCGGATGCGGCGTTATGTACATATTGGAACTGGCAATTACAACCCAAAAACAGCCAGACTATATACAGATTTAGGATTGTTTAGTTGTCGGGAAGAATTGGGTGCGGATATTACAGATTTGTTTAATTTCTTGACTGGTTATTCACGGCAAAAGTCTTATCGAGAATTGCTAGTTGCGCCTGTAAATATGCGCGATCGCTTTTTGGAGTTAATACGTCGGGAAATCACCAACGTACAGAATGGATTTTCAGGTCGTATTGTTGCCAAAATGAACTCTCTTGTTGATCCACAAATTATTGCGACTTTGTACGAAGCTTCCCGTGCTGGCGTACAAATTGATTTAATTATTCGAGGCATTTGCTGTTTGCGCCCAGGTATTAAAGATATCAGTGAGAATATTCGCATTATCAGCATTATCGGCCGCTTTTTAGAACACTCCCGCATCTATTACTTCCATAACAATGGACAAGAAGAAATTTTTATTGGTAGTGCAGATTGGATGAGCCGTAACTTAGATCGGCGAGTAGAAGTAATTACCCCTATAAAAGACCCAGATATTGCTAAGGATTTGCAAGAAATATTGGGAATTTTGCTAGCTGATAATCGTCAAGCTTGGGATTTACAAGCTGATGGTAGTTACATTCAGCGCCTTCCGGGAGAAAATTGTCCAGAAACTAACTCACAGAAAACTCTCATGAATATGGCGTTACGTTCAACGGGAATCGCTACAAATCTGATCGATTCACCAAAAAGTCCTGCATATAAAGACAATTAA
- a CDS encoding response regulator: MLMFSCESSTLKVLVVDDHELTRLTLQLAFSSQENIQVVGLASNGQEAIEMVRDSHPDVIVLDLQMPVMDGWSASCHIKAISPNTQILAYSSVEDIRFLDTKTTSNFDDVCKKDVPTKELIALVRELGRRGANSSISQ, translated from the coding sequence ATGTTAATGTTCTCTTGTGAGTCCTCTACCTTAAAGGTTCTAGTGGTTGACGATCATGAACTGACTCGTTTAACCTTACAATTAGCCTTTTCTAGTCAGGAAAATATCCAAGTAGTCGGTTTAGCCAGTAACGGTCAAGAAGCGATAGAAATGGTAAGAGACAGTCATCCTGATGTCATTGTTCTAGACTTACAAATGCCAGTCATGGATGGTTGGAGCGCCTCTTGTCATATTAAAGCCATTTCTCCCAACACACAAATACTAGCTTATTCGTCAGTAGAAGATATACGTTTTCTTGACACAAAGACAACTTCTAACTTTGATGATGTTTGTAAAAAAGATGTGCCTACCAAGGAACTTATTGCTTTGGTAAGAGAATTGGGAAGACGTGGGGCGAATAGTTCAATTTCCCAATAA
- a CDS encoding DUF2854 domain-containing protein — MLRQISLGTIGLSIGGILTIVGFVAYAANNATLNLVGFFYGFPLLLGGLALKANELKPISFSQTTTESVLLLRQQQATVTQNKIRKDITRYCYGQNAHLDGALSYLGLSPSDEDRPIVTGLRETETNGAYTLILEFDSPEIPVSDWQQKQEKMTKYFGPGVEIKITQVGEDKIELALITLSQEPIAQSNRQ; from the coding sequence ATGTTACGCCAAATCTCTTTGGGAACAATTGGTTTAAGTATCGGTGGCATATTAACCATCGTGGGGTTTGTTGCCTATGCTGCAAATAATGCCACACTAAACCTGGTCGGATTCTTTTATGGGTTTCCTTTACTTTTAGGAGGACTAGCTCTCAAGGCTAACGAACTCAAGCCCATATCCTTTAGCCAGACAACAACAGAGTCAGTGTTACTCTTGCGCCAACAGCAAGCGACTGTCACCCAAAATAAAATCCGTAAAGATATCACTCGATATTGTTACGGACAGAATGCTCACTTAGACGGAGCGCTGTCTTACTTGGGTTTAAGTCCTTCAGATGAAGACAGACCAATAGTTACAGGTCTACGAGAAACAGAAACTAATGGAGCTTATACCCTAATTTTAGAATTTGACTCGCCTGAAATACCAGTCAGTGATTGGCAACAAAAACAAGAAAAGATGACCAAGTACTTTGGACCAGGAGTTGAGATAAAAATTACTCAAGTGGGTGAAGATAAAATCGAATTAGCATTGATTACTCTTAGTCAAGAGCCAATAGCCCAAAGTAATCGCCAATAA
- a CDS encoding chlororespiratory reduction protein 7 has protein sequence MPDPLMYQQDNFVVLETNQPEKFLTTIELLEKLKGELQKINFSDLPLELQKLDSLPAQAQHLIDTSCELDVGAGKYLQWYAVRLEK, from the coding sequence ATGCCAGATCCATTAATGTATCAACAGGATAACTTTGTTGTCCTAGAAACCAACCAACCAGAAAAGTTTCTCACCACAATAGAATTACTAGAAAAGCTCAAGGGGGAATTACAAAAAATTAATTTTTCGGATTTACCCCTTGAGCTACAAAAATTAGATTCTTTGCCAGCCCAAGCCCAACACTTGATCGATACCAGTTGTGAGTTAGACGTAGGTGCGGGAAAATATCTACAATGGTACGCAGTGCGACTAGAAAAGTAA
- a CDS encoding response regulator, whose protein sequence is MSGISPYSLSKKPPLILVADDDKTIRMLLREAMEKEGYRVVEVTDGKQCLDAYEAVKPDIVLLDAMMPVMDGFTCCKQLLQIARNNLITALANLDTDSGLGSTVISRLWERTPILMITSLNDAESVDRAFEAGATDYITKPIHWAVLRQRLRRLLQQAQVYKQLEAANMALQHLANVDGLTGLANRRRFDNYLNTQWINLVQKGAPLSLILCDIDYFKFYNDQYGHPAGDICLQKVGAVLSYKAQKHQDLVARYGGEEFAVIMPYTHAKGAIYVAHTIQTSVRDLQITHDKSAVSQHITLSMGVATITPTWESSPSDLIAAADKALYKAKESGRDRICQWKGSQ, encoded by the coding sequence ATGTCAGGCATAAGCCCATATTCTCTTTCTAAAAAACCTCCCTTAATTTTGGTGGCTGATGATGACAAGACCATCCGAATGCTGTTGCGTGAAGCTATGGAAAAAGAAGGCTATCGAGTAGTAGAGGTCACAGATGGTAAACAGTGTCTAGACGCTTATGAGGCTGTTAAACCAGATATAGTGTTGCTAGATGCTATGATGCCTGTAATGGACGGTTTTACGTGCTGTAAACAATTACTACAAATTGCCAGAAATAATCTAATTACCGCATTGGCAAATCTAGATACTGATTCCGGCTTAGGAAGTACGGTGATCTCCAGATTGTGGGAACGTACACCTATCCTGATGATCACTAGTTTAAACGATGCAGAGTCCGTAGATCGTGCTTTTGAAGCTGGCGCAACTGACTATATTACTAAGCCAATTCACTGGGCTGTGTTGCGTCAACGCTTACGAAGATTACTACAGCAAGCACAAGTGTATAAACAGTTAGAAGCTGCGAACATGGCCTTACAGCACTTAGCCAATGTGGATGGTTTAACTGGATTAGCTAATCGCCGCCGCTTTGATAATTATTTAAATACGCAGTGGATTAACTTGGTACAGAAAGGCGCTCCCTTGTCTTTGATTTTGTGTGATATTGATTATTTTAAATTTTATAATGACCAGTACGGACATCCGGCTGGGGATATTTGTTTACAAAAAGTAGGTGCGGTTTTAAGCTACAAAGCTCAGAAGCATCAGGATTTAGTTGCCCGTTATGGTGGCGAAGAATTTGCCGTGATTATGCCATATACTCATGCAAAAGGAGCGATTTATGTTGCCCATACCATACAAACCAGTGTCAGAGATTTGCAAATTACCCATGATAAATCTGCTGTGAGTCAACATATTACTCTCAGTATGGGTGTTGCTACCATAACTCCTACCTGGGAATCTTCACCTTCTGATTTGATTGCGGCGGCGGATAAAGCACTTTATAAAGCGAAGGAATCAGGACGAGACCGTATTTGTCAATGGAAAGGTAGTCAATAG
- a CDS encoding histidine kinase, whose protein sequence is MLKHDSMQVSQDQPIYSEAPLQLLLFVDGRPKSKQQVQRIRAYLKDLQAEYNFELQIIDVGQQPYLAEHFKLVATPALIKIHPEPRQILAGSNIITQLKNLWPRWQAAVDTYVKLQEDLQERVDDNGRVAQPTSTINSVAVSAELLRLSDEIFNLKQEKEKLLEQLQFKDRVIAMLVHDLRNPLTAAAIAIETLQSNYNPDIGQFQRLKPALVVNLLRQARTQAKTIDKMIADLLQVGRGTDTELIIIPQKTEIGLLCLEVLGELRDRYTTKAQKVETDIPQDLPCVYADPERIRQVLINLLDNAIKYTPEGGTISIAGLHRTTQKVQFSIGDTGPGIPTDNRERIFENHYRLERDEAKEGYGIGLSLCQRIIRAHYGQIWVDSNPHGGAWFHFTLPVYPS, encoded by the coding sequence GTGCTGAAACACGATTCCATGCAAGTTTCCCAGGATCAGCCTATTTATTCTGAGGCTCCACTCCAGCTGTTATTGTTCGTCGATGGACGACCCAAATCCAAACAGCAGGTGCAGCGTATCCGTGCTTACTTAAAAGACTTGCAGGCCGAGTATAACTTTGAACTTCAAATCATTGATGTCGGGCAACAACCATACTTGGCAGAACATTTTAAGTTAGTAGCAACACCAGCTCTAATTAAAATTCATCCAGAACCCAGGCAGATTTTAGCCGGTAGTAACATCATCACCCAACTGAAAAATTTGTGGCCGCGCTGGCAAGCAGCCGTAGATACCTATGTAAAGTTGCAAGAGGACTTGCAAGAACGTGTAGATGATAATGGCCGGGTAGCACAACCTACATCTACTATCAATTCTGTTGCTGTTTCGGCGGAACTGTTAAGGCTTTCAGACGAAATATTCAATCTCAAACAAGAGAAAGAAAAATTACTAGAGCAGTTACAGTTTAAAGACCGCGTAATTGCCATGTTAGTTCATGACCTCCGCAATCCCCTCACAGCAGCAGCGATCGCTATTGAAACCCTACAATCTAACTACAACCCAGATATCGGCCAATTTCAACGCTTAAAACCCGCCTTAGTAGTCAACCTATTAAGACAAGCCCGCACTCAAGCTAAAACAATTGATAAAATGATTGCGGATCTTTTACAGGTGGGTCGCGGTACTGATACAGAGCTAATAATTATACCACAAAAAACGGAAATAGGTCTACTCTGTTTAGAAGTACTAGGAGAATTGCGCGATCGCTACACCACCAAAGCGCAAAAAGTAGAAACAGACATTCCCCAAGATTTGCCCTGTGTCTACGCCGACCCCGAACGCATCCGCCAAGTACTGATCAATCTGTTAGATAATGCCATCAAATATACTCCAGAAGGTGGCACAATTAGCATTGCTGGATTACACCGCACTACCCAAAAAGTCCAATTTAGTATTGGCGACACCGGCCCCGGTATTCCTACTGACAATCGAGAGCGTATATTTGAAAATCACTATCGCTTAGAACGAGATGAAGCCAAAGAAGGCTACGGCATCGGTCTTTCCTTATGCCAACGCATAATACGCGCCCACTACGGTCAAATTTGGGTAGACTCCAACCCCCACGGTGGAGCGTGGTTCCACTTCACCCTGCCCGTTTATCCATCTTAG
- a CDS encoding AMP-dependent synthetase/ligase, whose product MTNSQPGYSLLSDITKEQSKEIQRLVDYTNVDSLPEIWPIAAKKFGETLALYNPHAKPEVKITYQQLAEKIQLFASGLQALGVQAGDRISLIADNSPRWFIADQGIMTAGAVDAVRSSQAEKEELLYIVAHSGSTALVVEDLKTFNKLQDRLHDLPIQVVVILTDETPPTEQSLKVLNFLQLIEVGTNHAFVPVKRKRDELATLIYTSGTTGKPKGVMLSYSNLLHQVTTFRVVVQPKVGDTALSILPSWHSYERTVEYYLLSQGCTQIYTNLRSVKADLKQYKPNYMVAVPRLWESIYEGVQKQFREQPANKQRLIKFLLGMSEKYIKAQRIAQGTSLDHLHASSLERLIAKVLELAFLPFHVLGQKLVYGKVKEATGGRFKQVISGGGALPKHIDTFFEIIGVQILQGYGLTETSPVTNVRRPWRNFIGTSGQPIPGTEVKIVDPETRQPLPVGQRGLVLLKGPQVMQGYYQNPEATAKAIDPQGWFDSGDLGWVTPDNELVLTGRAKDTIVLSNGENIEPQPIEDACLRSPYIDQIMLVGQDQRSIGALIVPNVEALAKWAESQNLVLSVEDDNLTSSSSQKINLESKMIQGLFRQELNREVQNRPGYRPDDRVGPFKLILEPFSIENGLMTQTLKIRRHVVTERYRDIINAMFA is encoded by the coding sequence ATGACCAACAGTCAACCAGGATATTCATTACTATCCGATATTACAAAGGAACAAAGCAAAGAAATACAACGCTTAGTAGATTATACAAATGTAGATTCGTTACCGGAAATTTGGCCGATAGCTGCGAAGAAATTTGGTGAGACTTTAGCTCTTTACAATCCCCATGCTAAACCGGAAGTAAAGATTACTTATCAGCAACTAGCAGAAAAAATCCAGCTATTTGCTTCTGGATTACAAGCATTGGGAGTTCAAGCGGGCGATCGCATCTCCCTGATAGCCGATAATAGTCCTCGGTGGTTCATTGCCGATCAAGGGATTATGACAGCAGGTGCAGTGGATGCGGTGCGTAGTTCCCAAGCCGAAAAGGAAGAATTACTTTATATTGTTGCTCATAGTGGTAGCACAGCTTTAGTAGTCGAAGATTTAAAGACATTCAATAAGCTGCAAGATAGACTCCACGACTTACCAATTCAAGTGGTAGTCATACTTACCGACGAAACGCCACCGACAGAACAAAGCCTTAAAGTATTGAACTTTCTTCAGTTAATAGAAGTTGGCACAAACCATGCTTTTGTTCCAGTTAAACGGAAACGCGACGAACTGGCGACATTAATTTATACTTCCGGAACTACGGGAAAACCCAAGGGCGTAATGCTCAGTTATAGCAATCTCCTACATCAAGTCACAACCTTCCGAGTTGTGGTGCAACCCAAAGTAGGCGATACGGCTCTCAGCATTTTACCTAGTTGGCATAGCTATGAACGGACTGTGGAATATTATTTATTATCTCAAGGTTGCACACAAATTTATACCAATTTACGCTCAGTCAAAGCCGACCTGAAACAATATAAACCCAACTACATGGTTGCTGTCCCGCGCCTGTGGGAATCGATTTATGAAGGAGTGCAGAAACAGTTCCGCGAACAGCCAGCCAACAAACAACGCCTGATTAAGTTTTTATTGGGCATGAGTGAAAAATATATCAAAGCCCAAAGAATTGCCCAAGGTACAAGCTTAGATCATCTCCATGCTTCATCTTTGGAACGATTAATCGCTAAGGTACTAGAATTGGCTTTTCTACCCTTCCATGTTTTAGGACAAAAGTTAGTGTATGGCAAAGTCAAGGAAGCTACAGGAGGAAGATTTAAACAAGTAATTAGCGGTGGCGGTGCATTACCAAAACACATCGATACCTTTTTTGAAATTATTGGCGTGCAGATTTTGCAAGGTTATGGTTTAACCGAAACATCACCAGTCACCAACGTGCGCCGTCCCTGGCGTAATTTTATTGGGACATCCGGACAACCAATTCCCGGCACAGAAGTTAAAATCGTAGACCCTGAGACTCGCCAGCCTTTACCTGTTGGACAACGAGGCTTGGTGTTATTGAAAGGGCCACAAGTCATGCAAGGCTATTACCAAAACCCAGAAGCAACAGCAAAAGCCATTGATCCTCAAGGTTGGTTTGATAGCGGTGACTTGGGTTGGGTAACACCAGATAACGAACTCGTGCTAACTGGCCGGGCAAAGGATACGATTGTTTTGTCCAACGGGGAAAATATCGAACCGCAACCCATCGAGGATGCGTGTTTGCGATCGCCCTACATTGACCAAATTATGCTTGTTGGACAAGATCAGCGTAGCATCGGTGCTTTAATTGTCCCCAACGTGGAAGCTTTGGCAAAGTGGGCAGAAAGCCAGAATCTTGTTTTGAGTGTAGAGGATGATAATTTAACCTCCTCATCCAGTCAAAAAATTAACCTGGAGAGTAAAATGATCCAGGGTTTATTCCGGCAAGAATTGAATCGGGAAGTGCAGAACCGTCCTGGTTATCGCCCAGATGACCGTGTGGGGCCGTTTAAACTGATTCTGGAGCCATTTTCCATCGAAAACGGCTTGATGACACAAACGCTGAAAATCCGGCGACACGTTGTCACAGAACGCTACCGCGATATTATCAACGCCATGTTTGCCTGA
- a CDS encoding YlqD family protein has product MTDVSNPQLLLKRVVNVKVIVTPLWKEEVQQQLQAQINQIDQQLQQLDLEGQRAIAAIQKQSLQPPGPQTLQQIDNIQLQVNQKKSELLEQKNQMLQNLQQVQLLELDQEVNQFQMEGFFRVERGDNLISKMQVEIVIRDGVVEDIRGDI; this is encoded by the coding sequence ATGACAGATGTCTCCAACCCTCAATTGCTTTTGAAGCGCGTTGTTAATGTAAAAGTTATTGTCACCCCCCTCTGGAAAGAGGAAGTGCAACAGCAATTGCAAGCACAAATTAACCAAATTGACCAGCAACTACAACAATTGGATTTAGAAGGACAAAGAGCGATCGCTGCTATTCAAAAGCAAAGCCTCCAACCACCCGGACCCCAAACCCTGCAACAAATTGACAATATTCAACTCCAAGTCAATCAAAAGAAAAGCGAACTTCTAGAACAAAAAAATCAAATGCTGCAAAATCTCCAGCAAGTACAATTGCTTGAGTTAGATCAAGAAGTCAATCAATTTCAAATGGAAGGTTTCTTCCGTGTGGAACGGGGAGACAACTTGATTAGCAAAATGCAGGTAGAAATCGTCATCCGCGATGGTGTTGTAGAAGATATTCGTGGCGACATTTAA
- a CDS encoding dihydrolipoamide acetyltransferase family protein produces MSIHEIFMPALSSTMTEGKIVSWVKSPGDKVEKGETVVVVESDKADMDVETFYEGYLAHIIVEAGDSAPVGAAIAYVAETEAEIEAAKSLGSSGGAAATPSAPPEPVAATAAVGVPAASQNGSNHREGRLVASPRARKLAKELKVDLTSLKGSGPYGRIVADDIEAAVGKVKQPATTPTAPTPTFTPAPVPATRTPAPAPAPAPVAAAPGQVVPFNTLQNAVIRNMVASLDVPVFRVGYTITTDGLDKLYKQIKSKGVTMTALLAKAVAVTLQKHPLLNASYSDQGLVYHPDINIAVAVAMDGGGLITPVLKNADKIDIYSLSRTWKSLVDKARSKQLQPDEYSGGNFTLSNLGMFGVDTFDAILPPGQGSILAIGASRPQLVATGDGSFAIKQQMQVNITSDHRIIYGADAAAFLQDLAKLIETDAQSLTL; encoded by the coding sequence ATGAGCATTCACGAAATCTTCATGCCGGCGCTGAGTTCCACCATGACCGAAGGCAAAATTGTCTCCTGGGTGAAATCGCCAGGCGATAAAGTGGAAAAAGGCGAAACAGTGGTGGTTGTCGAGTCAGACAAAGCAGATATGGATGTAGAAACCTTCTACGAAGGGTATCTCGCTCACATCATTGTAGAAGCTGGTGATAGCGCACCTGTAGGAGCAGCGATCGCTTACGTAGCCGAAACCGAAGCGGAAATCGAGGCCGCCAAGTCTTTAGGCAGTTCTGGTGGCGCTGCGGCCACTCCTAGCGCCCCTCCTGAACCAGTCGCAGCCACCGCCGCCGTAGGTGTACCAGCCGCATCACAAAATGGCTCTAACCACCGTGAAGGAAGGCTTGTAGCTTCACCCCGCGCCCGCAAGTTGGCAAAAGAACTGAAAGTTGATTTGACCAGTCTCAAAGGTAGTGGCCCCTATGGTCGCATTGTGGCCGATGACATAGAAGCTGCTGTTGGTAAAGTCAAGCAACCAGCCACTACACCGACTGCACCCACACCCACCTTTACCCCAGCCCCAGTCCCAGCAACCAGGACTCCAGCACCAGCACCAGCACCAGCACCAGTAGCGGCCGCACCTGGGCAAGTAGTACCATTTAATACCCTACAAAACGCTGTCATTCGTAACATGGTGGCGAGTCTAGATGTACCCGTGTTCCGTGTGGGTTACACCATCACCACCGATGGCTTAGACAAACTTTACAAACAAATTAAATCCAAAGGTGTAACCATGACAGCGCTACTGGCGAAAGCTGTAGCGGTGACATTACAAAAACACCCTTTATTAAATGCCAGCTATTCAGATCAAGGTCTTGTTTACCATCCTGACATCAATATTGCGGTAGCTGTAGCGATGGATGGTGGCGGTTTAATTACACCAGTATTAAAAAATGCCGACAAGATAGATATTTACTCTCTATCACGCACCTGGAAATCTCTAGTAGACAAGGCCAGAAGCAAACAACTACAACCAGATGAATACAGTGGTGGTAACTTTACCCTATCAAACTTGGGGATGTTTGGTGTAGATACATTTGATGCCATTTTACCCCCAGGACAAGGTTCAATTTTAGCGATCGGCGCATCTCGTCCCCAATTGGTAGCCACAGGCGATGGTTCATTTGCTATCAAACAACAAATGCAGGTAAATATTACATCTGATCACCGGATTATTTACGGTGCTGATGCTGCCGCATTTTTACAAGATTTAGCCAAGTTAATTGAAACTGACGCTCAATCTTTGACACTGTAA
- a CDS encoding tetratricopeptide repeat protein, translating to MKQKSQMETRFVKPLSCLTLSIITTIGILPPATAQETSPAKSACEQVLSNAEQKPRTKQVQKLAQFADPQQERSQLIQQANALFSQGDLPGAEVNLCKFLKKYSDDAFGHFQLGNVFFRGKKVEAAISAYQEAIRLKSRYAVAYNALGIVYASQNRWSDAIAQYQKALEINPDYGDALTNVALVLWQTNKKDEALVSLEKALNIFKKQNRNEKANQVEQLLQRIKNSDDNLS from the coding sequence ATGAAGCAAAAAAGCCAGATGGAAACAAGATTTGTTAAACCTCTTAGCTGTCTAACGCTGAGTATCATTACAACCATTGGTATATTGCCTCCCGCAACAGCACAGGAAACTTCCCCAGCGAAATCAGCCTGTGAGCAAGTTTTAAGCAACGCAGAACAAAAACCGCGAACCAAACAAGTACAAAAACTGGCGCAGTTTGCAGATCCCCAACAAGAGCGATCGCAACTGATTCAACAAGCTAATGCGCTATTTAGTCAAGGTGATTTACCAGGTGCAGAAGTAAACCTGTGTAAATTTTTGAAAAAATACTCAGATGATGCCTTCGGACACTTTCAATTAGGTAATGTATTTTTCCGTGGGAAAAAAGTAGAAGCTGCAATCAGTGCCTATCAAGAAGCCATTCGCCTCAAATCGCGGTACGCCGTGGCTTACAATGCACTGGGCATAGTTTATGCTAGTCAAAATCGCTGGAGTGATGCGATCGCCCAATATCAAAAAGCTTTAGAAATCAATCCCGATTATGGCGACGCTCTCACTAATGTCGCTTTGGTATTGTGGCAAACAAATAAAAAAGATGAAGCCCTAGTTTCTTTAGAAAAAGCTTTAAATATTTTCAAAAAACAGAATAGAAACGAAAAAGCTAACCAAGTCGAACAATTATTGCAGAGAATCAAAAACTCTGATGATAATCTCTCATAA